In a single window of the Diospyros lotus cultivar Yz01 chromosome 10, ASM1463336v1, whole genome shotgun sequence genome:
- the LOC127811169 gene encoding secreted RxLR effector protein 161-like: protein MSPNTPEERDRMSKIPYALAFGNLLYAMICTRSDIAYTISVVSQYQSDPGESHWIAVKHILKYLRRTKDMLLIYGMGDFHVDGFIGLDFQSDVNDSKSMSGFLYLLNGSVVSWKSSKQTTTTNSTTETEYLMACDATKEAVWILKFLSEVDVVPTTLSPIPLYYDNNGVIAQAKELGSH, encoded by the coding sequence ATGTCCCCTAATACTCCTGAAGAGAGGGATCGTATGAGTAAGATACCTTATGCTTTGGCATTTGGAAACCTTCTGTATGCGATGATATGTACAAGGTCAGATATTGCATACACTAtaagtgttgtaagtcaatATCAGTCCGATCCCGGTGAGAGTCACTGGATCGCAGTTAAGCATATTCTGAAGTACTTGCGAAGGACTAAAGATATGCTACTAATTTATGGAATGGGTGATTTCCATGTGGATGGATTTATTGGTTTGGATTTTCAATCGGATGTTAATGATAGCAAATCGATGTCTGGTTTTTTATATCTCTTGAATGGCAGTGTTGTGAGTTGGAAAAGTTCCAAGCAGACAACCACAACGAATTCAACCACTGAAACCGAGTATCTTATGGCATGTGATGCTACTAAGGAAGCTGTTTGGATCCTGAAGTTTCTTTCTGAGGTTGATGTGGTTCCAACCACTCTATCACCAATACCTTTGTATTATGACAATAATGGAGTTATCGCGCAAGCAAAGGAACTCGGGTCTCATTAG